A genomic stretch from Salarias fasciatus chromosome 18, fSalaFa1.1, whole genome shotgun sequence includes:
- the ap1g2 gene encoding AP-1 complex subunit gamma-like 2 encodes MSPSVPLQEMIRAIRSARTQCEERGVIQRECAAIRAQFRQADNGGRSHNLAKLLYVHMLGYPAHFGQMECVRMIASSRYSEKRVGYLGAMMLLDEKQDASLLITNSIKNDLSNSNQYVQSLALCTLACMGSAEMCRDLAPEIDRLLRSSNSYIKKKAALCAVHIVRKVHDLGELFAPAARSLLSEKNHGVLHGAVVLITELCERSPETLERFRKTVPDLVQIMKGLVISGYSPEHDVAGISDPFLQVRILRLLRILGRNNESASDAMNDLLAQVATNTDSTKTVGNAVLYETVLTVLDIKSESGLRVLAVNILGRFLLNNDRNIRYIAMTSLQKIVVTDHNAVQRHRGTIVDCLKDQDASVKRRALELSLALVSASNIRSMMKELLLFLSSCPPELRSQTASGIFNAAERYAPSQRWHIDTILHVLTTAGGDVRDETVPNLIQLITNTSELHSYTVHKLYRALITDISQQSLVQVACWCIGEYGDLLLKGDCQEAEPVQVSEDDVLDALETVLQSHMSSPATRGFALTATMKLSTRITENVDRIRSIVSIYGSCIDVELQQRAVEYNALFKKYDHMRAAVLERMPVIEKNSPGHTNGESTGEAVKEVQPVRVKQGEPQQPAQPAGQVCDLLDLLSSTEEPLQPPSTGGGGGPPQSSGSAGAAGGDLLDLLGGLDPIPLAPAPTVTVYDKAGVSLTLSCEKQSDSGLTVTLTASNSTDSDISSFTLQAAVPKSVQLHMKAPSGDSLPARGAAKVTQVVMLNNPSKVNLKMRIRLSYSSSQGSAVQDTVQVDSFPAP; translated from the exons ATGTCTCCGTCGGTGCCCCTCCAGGAGATGATCCGGGCCATCAGGTCTGCCAGGACGCAGTGTGAGGAGCGAGGCGTCATCCAGAGGGAGTGCGCGGCCATCCGGGCGCAGTTCAGGCAAGCCGACAATGGCGGGCGGTCGCACAACTTGGCCAAGCTGCTTTACGTGCACATGCTGGGTTACCCCGCTCACTTTGGTCAG ATGGAGTGCGTGCGCATGATAGCCAGCTCGCGCTACAGTGAGAAGCGTGTGGGGTACCTGGGAGCCATGATGCTGCTGGACGAGAAGCAGGACGCCAGCCTGCTCATCACAAACTCCATTAAGAA CGACCTCTCCAACAGTAACCAGTACGTGCAGTCCCTGGCTCTGTGCACGCTGGCCTGCATGGGCTCAGCCGAGATGTGCAGAGATCTGGCGCCGGAGATCGACAGGCTGCTCCGATCCTCCAACTCCTACATCAAGAAGAAG GCTGCTTTGTGCGCCGTTCACATTGTGAGAAAAGTCCACGATCTCGGAGAGCTTTTCGCCCCGGCCGCTCGTTCGCTGCTTTCTGAAAAGAACCACG GTGTGCTGCACGGCGCCGTGGTGCTCATCACTGAGCTGTGTGAGCGGAGCCCAGAAACACTCGAGCGATTCAGAAAA ACAGTGCCTGATCTGGTTCAGATCATGAAAGGTCTGGTCATTTCCGGTTATTCTCCGGAGCATGATGTGGCGGGAATCAGCGATCCCTTCCTTCAG gtacGCATCTTGAGGTTGCTGAGGATTCTCGGTCGCAACAACGAATCGGCGAGCGACGCCATGAACGACCTTCTGGCTCAG GTGGCGACCAACACTGACAGCACCAAGACTGTGGGCAACGCCGTGCTGTACGAGACTGTTCTCACCGTCCTCGACATCAAGTCAGAAAGCGGCCTCAGG GTACTGGCTGTCAACATCCTGGGACGATTTCTTCTCAACAATGACAGGAACATTCG ATATATTGCCATGACGTCTCTTCAGAAGATTGTTGTGACGGACCACAATGCAGTGCAGCGCCACAGGGGGACCATTGTCGATTGCCTGAAGGACCAGGATGCATCTGTGAAGCG CCGTGCCTTGGAGCTCTCCCTGGCTCTGGTGTCAGCCTCCAACATCCGCTCCATGATGAAGGaactgctcctcttcctctcctcctgcccccccgaACTGCGCAGCCAAACGGCCAGCGGTATTTTCAACGCGGCCGAAAG gtATGCGCCCTCCCAGCGCTGGCACATTGACACCATCCTGCATGTCCTCACCACG GCAGGGGGCGACGTAAGAGACGAAACGGTCCCCAACCTGATCCAGCTCATCACCAACACCTCCGAGCTGCACTCCTACACCGTCCACAAGCTGTACCGCGCCCTGATCACCGACATCTCTCAG caatctctggtccaggtggcgTGCTGGTGCATCGGAGAGTACGgagacctgctgctgaaggGAGACTGCCAGGAGGCTGAGCCTGTGCAG GTGTCGGAGGACGACGTCCTGGACGCCCTGGAAACGGTCCTGCAGTCCCACATGTCGTCCCCGGCGACCCGAGGCTTCGCTCTCACCGCCACCATGAAGCTCAGCACCAGGATCACCGAGAATGTGGA TCGCATCAGAAGCATCGTCAGCATCTACGGCAGCTGCATCGACGTGGAGCTCCAGCAGAGGGCTGTGGAGTACAACGCTCTCTTCAAAAAATACGACCACATGAG GGCGGCGGTGCTGGAGCGGATGCCAGTGATTGAGAAGAACTCCCCGGGTCACACCAACGGGGAGTCGACAGGAGAGGCGGTGAAGGAGGTTCAGCCGGTCAGAGTGAAACAGGGAGAGCCGCAGCAGCCGGCGCAGCCTGCCGGCCAG GTCTGtgacctgctggacctcctgAGCAGCACGGAGGAgcccctgcagcccccctcaacgggaggcggcggcggacccCCCCAGTCCAGCGGCTCAGCCGGCGCCGCCGGAGGAGACCTCCTGGACCTGTTGGGGGGCCTCGATCCCATCCCCCTCGCACCAG CTCCCACGGTCACCGTGTACGACAAGGCCGGAGTGAGTTTGACACTAAGCTGTGAGAAGCAGTCGGACTCGGGCCTGACGGTCACACTGACAGCCTCCAATTCCACCGACTCGGACATCAGCAGCTTCACCCTGCAGGCGGCCGTGCCCAAG AGCGTCCAGTTACACATGAAGGCCCCCAGCGGCGACTCGCTTCCCGCTCGAGGCGCCGCTAAAGTCACGCAGGTAGTGATGCTCAACAACCCAAGCAAG GTTAATCTGAAAATGAGAATCCGCTTGTCGTACAGCAGCAGCCAGGGATCAGCGGTCCAGGACACGGTCCAGGTGGACTCCTTCCCGGCGCCGTGA
- the nedd8l gene encoding NEDD8 has translation MLIKVKTLTGKEIEIDIEPTDKVERIKERVEEKEGIPPQQQRLIYSGKQMNDEKTAADYKIQGGSVLHLVLALRGGSSLHRGCIQPPSS, from the exons ATGTTGATCAAAGTTAAG ACTCTCACTGGAAAAGAAATAGAGATCGACATTGAGCCCACAGACAAG GTGGAGCGAATTAAAGAAcgggtggaggagaaggaagggATCCCTCCGCAGCAACAGCGACTCATCTACAGTGGAAAACAGAT GAATGATGAGAAGACGGCAGCAGACTACAAGATCCAGGGAGGCTCGGTGCTCCACCTTGTGTTGGCGCTAAGGGGAGGGTCGTCGCTCCACAGAGGCTGCATACAGCCCCCCTCCTCATGA
- the zp3f.2 gene encoding zona pellucida glycoprotein 3f, tandem duplicate 2, protein MAGHFYLGVIVAAVFTAAAVNAEIKVVCEKDAVKITWRIHPDYVPYAARFFLGNCMASQLKVLPSGEGEAHFNADFTQCKFRKLMKGKYLLYTNELTFRPEAKSKPPAFTYPVECAFLRPEGWVPPFLNPGSGVSEGHGGLVFHMALLNELLTGIAKTNIIPLGSFMPIWAAVEQKSHQPLMLLMEECVAATSPELKPGKQLYPIVGNQGCLFESVNGNSVFLPRYHSSALILYLQSFKFGLGKEVYIHCKLVAWDPEVLNENKKTCHYVKEEDSWQLLDDPLQSSLCSCCSSSCRTRSKRGVEWDSHSLSQTTVLGPIIIVDPSDPRANNASVEAADMSEVNWEKLN, encoded by the exons ATGGCGGGCCATTTTTACCTCGGTGTGATCGTTGCAGCCGTTTTCACGGCAGCTGCCGTCAATGCAG AAATCAAAGTAGTCTGCGAGAAAGACGCTGTTAAAATCACATGGAGGATCCACCCGGATTATGTGCCGTACGCAGCTCGCTTCTTCCTGGGAAACTGCATGGCCTCTCAGCTCAAGGTGCTGCCCAGTGGAGAGGGGGAGGCCCACTTCAACGCCGACTTCACACAGTGCAAGTTCAGGAAACTG atgaAGGGAAAATACTTGCTCTATACGAACGAGCTGACTTTTAGACCTGAAGCGAAATCTAAACCTCCGGCTTTTACGTATCCTGTTGAATGCGCTTTCTTAAG ACCTGAGGGATGGGTTCCCCCATTTCTGAACCCTGGATCGGGAGTTTCTGAGGGTCACGGTGGGCTGGTCTTCCACATGGCGCTTCTCAACG AGCTGCTAACGGGGATAGCAAAGACCAACATCATCCCCCTGGGCTCATTCATGCCAATCTGGGCAGCAGTGGAACAGAAATCCCATCAGCCACTGATGCTGCTcatggaggagtgtgtggcaGCCACCTCGCCAGAACTGAAGCCCGGCAAACAGCTTTACCCCATCGTTGGCAATCAGGG GTGTCTCTTTGAAAGCGTCAATGGAAACTCGGTGTTCCTTCCTCGATACCACTCTTCAGCGCTAATCCTCTACTTGCAGTCCTTCAAGTTTGGTCTTGGAAAGGAG GTGTACATCCACTGTAAGCTGGTAGCTTGGGATCCCGAGGTGCTTAATGAAAATAAGAAGACCTGCCATTACGTGAAGGAAGAGGACAG CTGGCAGCTTCTTGATGACCCGTTGCAgagctccctctgcagctgctgctcttcaagcTGCAGGACTCGCTCCAAAAGAGGCGTTGAATGGG attCTCACAGCCTGAGTCAAACAACTGTGTTGGGACCTATCATCATTGTGGACCCATCTGATCCGAGGGCCAACAACGCATCAGTGGAGGCTGCCGACATGTCGGAGGTGAATTGG GAAAAACTCAACTGA
- the zp3f.1 gene encoding zona pellucida glycoprotein 3f, tandem duplicate 1 → MMAFVWWCVPLLSLVAAVSVNADLTLDCRPDFVTLVWTEHRPHVDTSLFRLGSCFPSSTTAREAVFSVYFTDCNFRQLVTGKTLMYFTELSYKPSSDPQASPESYLIVCEYDRPERWSPEYSLPEFDTYDQDALVFHIGLMNADFSGPAESTSFPLGSIIPIMASVEQGSHQPLLLLLEECEASTTPDLRPGSSLYTIISNKGCLVDSKESRSRFEPRENSSEIKLSLQAFRFALGEEVFIHCTLVAWDPNGLDKTKKACHYVKDQGWNLLDNPSYNSLCDCCGSTCKSRKIRSLESGIYHDTVPGVV, encoded by the exons ATGATGGCGTTTGTCTGGTGGTGTGTGCCGCTCCTGAGCCTGGTCGCTGCCGTGTCAGTCAATGCAG ACCTGACGCTGGACTGCAGGCCTGATTTTGTGACGCTGGTGTGGACGGAGCACAGACCACATGTTGACACTTCATTGTTCCGTCTGGGGAGCTGTTTTCCCAGCAGCACCACAGCCAGGGAGGCGGTTTTCAGCGTTTACTTCACTGACTGTAACTTCAGGCAGTTG GTCACGGGGAAGACTCTAATGTACTTCACTGAGTTGTCTTACAAGCCGTCCTCTGACCCTCAAGCTTCTCCGGAATCTTATCTGATAGTCTGTGAATATGACAG GCCTGAACGCTGGAGCCCGGAGTACAGTCTGCCCGAGTTTGACACCTATGATCAAGACGCGCTGGTGTTCCATATTGGGCTCATGAATG CTGACTTTTCAGGTCCTGCTGAATCTACAAGCTTTCCCCTGGGCTCAATCATCCCCATCATGGCCAGTGTGGAGCAGGGGTCCCATCAGCCCTTGCTGCTGCTACTTGAAGAATGTGAAGCCTCCACCACACCAGACCTGCGACCTGGAAGTAGCTTATACACTATAATCTCCAATAAGGG CTGTCTTGTGGACAGCAAGGAGTCGCGTTCACGATTTGAACCTAGAGAAAACTCTTCAGAAATCAAACTCTCCCTTCAGGCCTTTAGGTTTGCTCTGGGGGAAGAG GTGTTTATCCACTGCACTCTGGTGGCTTGGGACCCCAATGGTCTGGACAAAACCAAGAAGGCCTGCCACTATGTGAAAGACCAGGG ATGGAACTTGCTGGACAATCCTTCATATAACAGTTTGTGTGACTGCTGTGGTTCTACCTGCAAGAGCAGGAAGATCAGGAGTTTAGAATCTGGTATCTATCATGACACAGTTCCTGGTGTAGTTTAG
- the homeza gene encoding homeobox and leucine zipper encoding a: MATQAERNGRNGLVVSMKEPFEGETTNAECEGKPKAKRSSRDLRHSASSAESNTSGVASFTTNHNSVVCLPLVSEGLKLVWTQSDQTRELDTISELVQAFNLFPYPSSREVSTLARVCALPLDKVKVWFMVQRIKYGISWSSEEIEETRRKLAVPDICDDSPEPTEESNGKSDSKGYEDFVFEDKDTEEAESDVSHFIPQNIPKCESPDSYKPAKPATPCFSSTLPPPQDSYYYRPPADTPASPAQEATLDLSEPSSQPHRHGRYKKSKAQLAALRKSFLRENWPAEAELRRLQEETGLTRNDIRKWFSDSRYQLRVGRGSLAAAQNFSHHTAVAGKQEQQSQPLSLITPKSRQPNGVKTHEGARGNGIRNSHFFQTFLSNSLEAFGERVLDTPGYEVAEEHSVEEDSIKDEEPNEDEPLQLTKTCKPEPEVPQESTSVLPSSPHSSPSESPPLAASPSKTLPSKTSTSRRSAHAAKIKAPPTPEPFSGASTSTSPALTPGGRPRKTKEQLDVLKQHFLRCQWPKSEDYTELVKLTGLPRADVIQWFGDTRYAVKNGQLRWVKGVRDQFLAELAAQQSSSGLTNGGGTSTRPGSRKRKSTMNGSSADSPDLQPLEVYYLSTGSLHEKDLDSLCKKSRMSYQQVRDWFAARDVGETDQELIVS; encoded by the coding sequence TGCGTCACTCTGCCAGCTCAGCTGAAAGCAATACAAGTGGCGTAGCTAGCTTCACCACCAACCACAACTCCGTTGTGTGCCTGCCTTTGGTGTCGGAGGGACTGAAACTGGTGTGGACTCAGTCGGATCAGACCCGTGAACTTGACACAATTTCAGAGCTAGTCCAAGCCTTTAACCTATTTCCATATCCGTCATCCCGGGAGGTCAGCACTTTGGCCCGGGTTTGTGCCTTGCCACTGGACAAAGTTAAAGTGTGGTTTATGGTGCAGCGAATTAAATATGGCATCAGCTGGTCCTCGGAGGAGATCGAGGAGACGAGGCGTAAGCTCGCAGTGCCTGATATCTGTGATGACTCTCCCGAGCCCACCGAGGAATCAAATGGGAAAAGCGACAGCAAAGGTTACGAAGACTTTGTTTTTGAGGATAAAGACACTGAAGAAGCTGAGAGTGATGTCTCTCATTTCATTCCCCAGAATATCCCAAAGTGTGAGTCACCCGATTCATATAAACCAGCCAAACCTGCGACCCCCTGTTTCAGTTCCACCCTCCCACCGCCTCAGGATTCATACTATTACCGCCCACCAGCAGATACACCAGCAAGTCCAGCACAAGAAGCAACCCTCGATCTTTCAGAGCCGTCTTCACAACCGCACCGTCATGGACGCTACAAAAAATCCAAAGCTCAGCTGGCAGCCCTTCGCAAGAGCTTTCTGAGAGAGAACTGGCCTGCAGAGGCAGAGCTCAGACGTTTGCAGGAAGAAACTGGGTTGACCCGTAACGACATTCGTAAATGGTTCAGTGACAGTCGTTACCAGCTCAGAGTTGGTCGAGGAAGCCTGGCAGCAGCTCAGAACTTTTCACATCACACTGCTGTAGCGGGCAAACAAGAGCAGCAATCCCAGCCTCTTTCACTTATTACTCCAAAATCTCGCCAGCCCAATGGGGTGAAAACCCATGAAGGTGCTCGTGGCAATGGGATTAGAAATTCACATTTCTTTCAGACGTTTTTGTCAAACAGCCTGGAAGCGTTTGGAGAAAGGGTCCTTGACACTCCAGGTTACGAGGTTGCGGAGGAGCAttctgtggaggaggacagcatTAAAGACGAGGAACCAAACGAGGATGAACCTTTACAGTTAACCAAGACATGCAAGCCTGAGCCAGAAGTTCCGCAGGAATCGACGAGCGTGCTCCCATCGTCGCCCCATTCTTCTCCGTCTGAAAGCCCGCCTCTTGCTGCATCGCCCAGCAAAACACTTCCAAGTAAAACCAGCACGTCGAGGAGGTCGGCCCACGCGGCGAAGATCAAGGCCCCGCCGACTCCTGAGCCGTTCTCCGGagcctccacatccacatcaCCTGCCCTCACTCCTGGAGGGCGCCCGAGAAAAACCAAGGAGCAGCTGGACGTGCTAAAGCAGCACTTCCTGCGCTGTCAGTGGCCCAAGAGTGAAGATTACACTGAGCTTGTTAAGCTTACGGGTTTACCTCGGGCAGATGTGATTCAGTGGTTTGGGGACACGCGGTACGCTGTGAAAAACGGCCAGCTGCGCTGGGTCAAAGGTGTCCGTGACCAGTTCTTGGCAGAACTTGCCgcccagcagagcagcagcggtCTCACTAATGGGGGTGGGACGTCCACGCGGCCAGGCAGCCGCAAAAGAAAGTCCACAATGAATGGAAGCAGCGCAGATTCACCGGATCTCCAGCCGCTGGAAGTCTATTATCTTTCAACAGGCTCACTCCATGAAAAAGACCTTGACTCTCTATGCAAGAAATCAAGGATGAGCTACCAGCAGGTACGGGACTGGTTTGCAGCTCGGGATGTTGGGGAGACTGACCAAGAACTTATCGTTAGTTAA